A single Staphylococcus muscae DNA region contains:
- a CDS encoding anaerobic C4-dicarboxylate transporter family protein has translation MKRGRKRMLLFSIEIIIMVLAIVLGLRTAGALGCGIFAIVAQLVMIFGFGLSPGSAPVTAVLIILSIGIAGGTLQATGGIDYLVHLASKVIERFPKSIIFIAPMIVFLFVFGIGTANIALSLEPIIAKTALKARIKPKKPLTASVLTANIALLCSPAASATAYMISEFAGLGITMGQYLSIVLPTALISMVILSTFVTFVGETKMDERQAQTMLQKIVEEDTTKTYSTRVKLGVLSFIVAVACILTFGIFPEFGPSFKVDGEIVKLQMTDLVQLFMYMSAMVNLLLIKIQPTEILNSHITQAAIGALFAVLGPGWLGATIFSAPSNRDIMETQIGGLVEQAPWLLILFVGLVSMVVISQSATASIMVPIVMTLGIPPTFFLAIVQTLNVNFVIPAQPTILFAVDVDETRSTKTTSFLLPGFFLIATTVCVGLLIKTILGA, from the coding sequence ATGAAAAGAGGAAGAAAAAGAATGCTTCTTTTTAGTATAGAAATTATAATTATGGTTCTTGCAATTGTTCTCGGATTGCGTACGGCAGGCGCACTCGGTTGTGGGATCTTTGCGATTGTTGCACAATTAGTGATGATATTTGGCTTTGGCTTATCACCGGGATCAGCCCCAGTAACGGCCGTGTTAATTATTTTATCAATCGGGATTGCAGGCGGAACACTTCAAGCAACAGGGGGCATTGATTATCTCGTCCACTTGGCATCAAAAGTGATCGAACGTTTCCCGAAATCTATCATCTTCATTGCGCCTATGATTGTCTTTTTATTTGTATTTGGTATTGGGACAGCAAATATTGCCCTTTCATTAGAACCAATTATTGCGAAAACAGCGTTAAAAGCACGTATTAAACCTAAAAAACCACTAACAGCTTCTGTGTTGACAGCGAATATCGCATTGTTGTGTAGTCCGGCTGCATCAGCCACAGCATACATGATCTCAGAATTTGCAGGATTAGGCATTACAATGGGACAATATTTATCGATTGTTTTGCCGACAGCGCTCATTAGCATGGTTATCTTGAGTACTTTTGTGACGTTCGTTGGAGAGACAAAAATGGATGAGCGTCAAGCGCAGACAATGCTTCAAAAAATTGTTGAAGAAGATACAACAAAAACATATTCTACACGTGTTAAGTTAGGTGTATTGTCATTTATTGTGGCAGTCGCTTGCATACTTACATTCGGTATTTTCCCTGAATTTGGTCCATCATTTAAAGTTGATGGTGAAATTGTTAAGTTACAGATGACAGATCTTGTACAACTTTTTATGTATATGAGTGCGATGGTTAATCTGTTACTCATTAAAATTCAGCCGACTGAAATTTTAAATTCTCATATTACACAAGCTGCGATTGGGGCTTTATTTGCGGTGCTCGGGCCTGGTTGGCTAGGGGCAACCATCTTCAGCGCTCCTTCTAACCGAGATATCATGGAGACGCAAATAGGAGGACTTGTTGAACAAGCACCGTGGCTCTTGATCTTGTTCGTCGGGCTGGTATCAATGGTTGTGATTTCACAATCAGCCACAGCATCTATCATGGTGCCGATTGTGATGACATTAGGCATTCCGCCTACATTCTTCTTAGCCATTGTTCAAACGTTAAATGTGAACTTTGTTATTCCAGCACAACCAACGATTCTCTTTGCGGTAGATGTCGACGAAACACGTTCAACGAAAACGACCAGCTTCTTGTTACCAGGATTTTTCTTAATTGCAACAACGGTCTGTGTCGGTTTATTGATTAAAACAATTTTAGGTGCTTAA
- a CDS encoding SDR family oxidoreductase: MEILKDKVAVITGASSGIGAAIARQLNDNGAKIVLLARNEDKMNTVAEDFTDALIIPTDVTDRASVEQAIEHTIAHFGQVDFLINSAGLMTSSAITKGDVSGWDAMIDVNVKGTLYAINAVMPHLQSQSSGHIINISSISGFEVTKVSTLYSATKAAVHAITQGLEKELARTGIRSTSISPGMVDTPLNDGYDFGDRKMLEAQNIADAVLYALTQPAHVNVNEITVRPV, from the coding sequence ATGGAAATACTCAAAGATAAAGTCGCAGTGATCACTGGTGCAAGCAGTGGTATCGGTGCTGCTATTGCACGACAACTCAACGACAATGGCGCAAAGATTGTATTACTCGCACGTAATGAAGATAAAATGAATACCGTTGCAGAAGATTTTACAGATGCATTAATAATCCCAACAGATGTCACGGATCGTGCATCAGTGGAACAAGCAATTGAACACACAATTGCACACTTCGGACAAGTTGATTTTCTTATCAACAGTGCTGGTTTAATGACTTCTTCAGCTATTACAAAAGGAGATGTTTCTGGTTGGGATGCGATGATTGATGTTAATGTGAAAGGGACACTTTATGCGATTAATGCTGTCATGCCACATCTTCAATCACAATCTAGTGGACATATCATCAATATCTCATCAATCTCAGGCTTTGAAGTCACAAAAGTAAGTACACTTTATAGCGCAACAAAAGCGGCTGTACATGCGATTACACAAGGACTTGAGAAAGAATTAGCACGCACAGGTATTCGCTCAACAAGTATCTCACCAGGCATGGTAGACACACCGCTCAATGATGGATATGACTTCGGTGATCGTAAAATGCTTGAAGCACAGAACATTGCAGATGCTGTACTCTACGCATTAACACAACCTGCACATGTCAATGTCAACGAGATAACCGTTCGCCCTGTATAA
- a CDS encoding ketopantoate reductase family protein, which produces MTKIAIAGAGAMGSRIGSYIKQAGYDVTLIDTWPDHVQAINDKGLEIQTETDTYIVDIPAVLPTDVTGSFDLIIILTKSMHSEAMIHELKERDTIHQDTAILTMMNGLGHDERFAKIVPHEQVFLAVTMWTAGMRGPGQILLEGQGSIELQRADGQSDERTERINKIFNDAGLNAKISDNVFQSIWSKATLNSVLNPLCSILNKTIYEFGSYEYSRDMVTPVIDEIVTVAKTRGVTLDAHAMLEKIEAAYPKETQGLHYPSMHQDLYNGRYTEVDYLNGQISKYGREANIPTPNNDMLTHLIHQLEMKYVK; this is translated from the coding sequence ATGACGAAAATTGCTATTGCTGGCGCAGGTGCTATGGGGAGTCGTATTGGAAGTTACATTAAGCAAGCAGGATACGATGTCACATTAATTGATACATGGCCAGACCATGTTCAGGCCATCAATGATAAAGGTCTAGAAATTCAAACAGAAACAGATACATACATCGTAGACATTCCTGCTGTTTTACCAACAGATGTCACTGGTTCATTTGATTTGATTATCATTCTTACAAAATCAATGCACTCAGAAGCAATGATTCATGAATTAAAAGAACGTGATACCATTCATCAAGACACAGCCATCCTAACAATGATGAATGGACTTGGACATGATGAGCGTTTCGCAAAAATTGTACCACATGAGCAAGTCTTTTTAGCTGTAACGATGTGGACAGCTGGTATGCGTGGTCCCGGACAAATTTTGCTAGAAGGACAAGGCAGTATCGAACTGCAACGTGCAGACGGTCAATCTGATGAACGCACTGAGAGAATCAATAAAATTTTCAATGATGCAGGACTAAACGCTAAAATTAGCGATAATGTATTCCAATCAATTTGGTCTAAAGCGACATTGAATAGTGTGTTAAATCCATTGTGTAGTATTTTGAATAAAACAATCTATGAGTTCGGTAGCTATGAGTACTCACGTGATATGGTTACACCTGTCATCGATGAGATTGTTACTGTGGCAAAAACACGTGGCGTAACACTCGATGCTCATGCCATGCTTGAGAAAATAGAAGCTGCTTACCCTAAAGAAACACAAGGATTACACTATCCATCTATGCATCAAGATTTATACAATGGGCGCTACACAGAAGTCGACTATTTAAATGGACAAATCAGTAAATATGGACGTGAAGCGAATATTCCAACACCTAACAATGACATGCTAACACACTTGATTCACCAGTTAGAAATGAAGTATGTCAAATAA
- a CDS encoding type I toxin-antitoxin system Fst family toxin, with protein MTVISIVYCTLLAPIIVGIVLATYKHWLSNRKR; from the coding sequence ATGACTGTAATATCTATCGTATATTGCACATTGCTCGCGCCAATAATCGTTGGTATTGTACTTGCGACTTACAAGCATTGGTTAAGTAATCGCAAGCGTTGA
- a CDS encoding LTA synthase family protein, with product MQWIIYLVAGLLVTTIDVTILKQHRTIGRIIEKGLFYFITINIVTLGLFVFVLKRPDSVENATYQPFFSLYYIGVALFIGTLWIAVKYVLQRQTQIQLHKTSVKRRWIDVTIKILTMLFVIIGLLAVYFSNWFIDYFGNITPEQFLFNLKSPIKGTSDGMVEEMVRTPILKALFLAMPLFILVVYNRYDVIGQRQRTFLKRTVARTLLLLVSLVVLVTGVTYSSQKLRLPEVYEAYAKDSQYIKQNYVAPTTKQYQFPEKKRNLVHIYLESVENSYLSKDLGGYMNENLMSELTELSKEGVHFSDSKDPFGGPHQTYGSSWSVAGMVNMGMGIPLKIPMNGNSYGKSGYFLPGARGMGDILHEEGYEQTIMFGADADFGGLTTYFKSHGNFNIWDWKYARNHGYIPKDYKVWWGFEDDKLYDYAKQEITRLSQTGKPFNFTMETADTHFPDGYVSKNTPTPRDNQYANVIAYSTSEAVAFVRWLQQQPYYENTTIVITGDHLSMDKKFFKDFDPDYKRDIFNLIINPAKEPEKVQNRQFAPLDMFPTILSSMGVEIKGDRLGLGTDLFSETPTLIERDGLEKFDSEISMNSNYYNKQFVSERGSGKQKVEQ from the coding sequence ATGCAATGGATTATTTATCTTGTAGCAGGGCTTTTAGTCACAACAATCGATGTCACAATTTTAAAACAACATAGAACGATAGGACGTATCATTGAGAAGGGATTATTTTACTTTATTACTATTAATATCGTTACACTCGGACTATTTGTTTTTGTGTTAAAACGTCCAGATAGTGTAGAAAATGCAACCTATCAACCATTTTTCTCATTGTATTACATAGGCGTCGCATTGTTCATCGGTACATTATGGATTGCAGTTAAATATGTATTACAGCGTCAAACACAGATCCAACTTCACAAAACATCAGTGAAGCGTCGTTGGATTGATGTGACAATCAAAATCTTGACGATGTTATTTGTAATTATTGGTTTACTTGCAGTGTATTTTTCAAATTGGTTTATTGACTACTTCGGTAATATTACGCCTGAACAATTTTTATTTAACTTGAAGTCACCAATCAAAGGGACGTCGGACGGCATGGTTGAAGAAATGGTTCGCACACCTATTTTAAAAGCACTATTCTTAGCAATGCCGCTATTTATTCTAGTTGTGTATAACCGATACGATGTGATTGGCCAACGACAACGCACCTTCTTGAAACGAACAGTGGCGAGAACATTGTTGTTGCTTGTCTCACTCGTAGTGTTAGTCACAGGTGTTACGTATAGTTCACAAAAATTGCGTTTACCTGAAGTATATGAAGCTTATGCAAAAGACTCACAGTATATTAAGCAGAACTATGTGGCACCTACAACGAAACAGTATCAGTTTCCAGAGAAGAAGCGTAACTTAGTACATATTTATTTAGAATCTGTTGAAAACTCTTATTTATCGAAAGATCTAGGCGGTTATATGAATGAAAACTTAATGTCTGAGTTAACAGAACTATCGAAAGAAGGTGTACACTTTTCAGACTCGAAAGACCCATTTGGTGGTCCGCATCAAACGTATGGTTCAAGTTGGTCCGTAGCAGGCATGGTGAACATGGGTATGGGTATTCCACTGAAGATTCCAATGAATGGAAATAGTTATGGAAAGTCAGGTTACTTCTTGCCAGGTGCTCGTGGAATGGGCGACATCTTGCATGAAGAAGGTTATGAACAAACGATTATGTTCGGTGCAGACGCTGATTTTGGTGGTTTGACAACGTATTTCAAATCTCATGGTAATTTTAATATTTGGGATTGGAAATATGCACGTAATCATGGTTATATTCCGAAAGATTACAAAGTATGGTGGGGCTTTGAAGATGATAAGCTGTATGACTATGCGAAGCAAGAAATCACACGTTTGTCACAAACAGGGAAGCCTTTCAACTTTACGATGGAAACAGCAGATACACACTTTCCAGATGGATACGTGTCGAAAAATACACCAACACCTCGTGATAACCAATATGCGAATGTGATTGCTTACTCAACATCAGAAGCAGTAGCATTTGTCCGTTGGTTACAACAACAGCCTTATTATGAAAATACAACGATTGTCATTACGGGGGATCATCTCAGCATGGATAAAAAGTTCTTTAAAGACTTCGATCCAGATTATAAACGTGACATTTTTAATCTCATCATTAATCCAGCGAAAGAACCTGAGAAAGTACAAAACCGTCAATTCGCACCATTAGATATGTTCCCAACTATTTTATCGAGCATGGGTGTTGAGATTAAAGGCGATCGTCTCGGTTTAGGAACAGACTTATTCTCAGAGACACCGACATTGATTGAACGAGATGGGCTAGAGAAGTTTGATAGTGAGATTAGTATGAATAGTAACTACTACAATAAACAATTCGTTAGTGAGCGAGGCTCTGGTAAGCAAAAAGTTGAACAATAA
- a CDS encoding S41 family peptidase: MKKIVWWSIGVVTVLAITVFFLLKTYGPYYNIYVMKPSTKDYVKIAITQMESQGLYAKGEQWERAKEEAYQTTKDAKSYEDTHDALRKALKVAGGKHAFLQTPSEQSDVKDQVAYPTSKKVGTTLVLELPGFMGSEKEAERYAKTLNDALEKHDYERVIVDLQNNDGGDMGPMIAGLSKIIPDGTLMSWVDRKGNSFDATLKKGKVNGGGTPIQVKAGSKDLETPVDVLIGDKTASSGEITALAFKGRSHIQFIGKDTATYTTANTTLTLYDGTQMNITNYKIKDRTGKYYENNPIHPDITSDKALETALSQ, from the coding sequence ATGAAGAAGATTGTTTGGTGGAGTATTGGTGTTGTGACAGTACTCGCAATTACCGTGTTCTTTTTACTTAAAACATATGGACCTTATTACAATATTTATGTGATGAAACCATCGACAAAAGACTATGTCAAAATTGCTATCACACAAATGGAGAGTCAAGGTCTCTATGCAAAGGGAGAACAGTGGGAACGCGCCAAAGAAGAAGCTTATCAAACGACGAAAGACGCAAAGTCATATGAAGATACCCATGATGCATTGCGCAAAGCATTGAAAGTGGCTGGTGGTAAACACGCATTTCTTCAAACACCATCTGAACAAAGCGATGTGAAAGATCAAGTAGCGTATCCAACGAGTAAAAAGGTGGGCACAACACTTGTATTAGAATTACCAGGATTCATGGGCAGTGAAAAAGAAGCAGAACGTTATGCGAAGACATTGAATGATGCGCTTGAAAAACATGACTATGAACGTGTGATTGTGGATTTACAAAACAACGATGGTGGCGATATGGGGCCGATGATAGCAGGATTGTCTAAGATTATTCCAGATGGGACACTCATGTCATGGGTTGATCGTAAAGGGAACAGCTTTGATGCAACGTTGAAAAAGGGCAAAGTCAATGGCGGTGGTACACCGATACAAGTGAAAGCTGGGTCGAAGGACTTGGAGACACCTGTGGATGTATTAATTGGTGATAAAACAGCAAGTTCTGGAGAGATTACTGCCCTTGCCTTTAAAGGTCGTTCACATATACAGTTTATCGGTAAAGACACTGCGACGTATACGACAGCTAACACAACACTGACACTTTATGATGGTACGCAGATGAATATTACGAATTATAAAATTAAAGACCGTACAGGTAAATATTATGAAAACAACCCGATTCATCCAGATATTACGAGTGACAAAGCGCTTGAAACAGCACTCAGTCAGTAG
- the adcA gene encoding zinc ABC transporter substrate-binding lipoprotein AdcA: MKKSLKVVATAALTSSLLVACGQSDDNKASSGDKMKVTTTVYPLQSFVEQIGGKHVEVDSIYPKGADLHSFEPSQKDIINASKSDVFVYTGDNLDPVAKKVAGAIKKDDHKLSLEDSLDKSELLTDQHEHGHEHEGEEHDHDHEAEGHDHEAEGHEHDHESDEHGHAHHHHGGYDPHVWLDPNMDEAFVKAIRDDLSKRDPEHKKEYKENADKLLKDLDKLDNKMEKATEGHEGHAVFVSHESLGYLADRYGFVQKGVQSLNAEDPSQKELTKIVDEINETGAKYILYEENVANKVTDTIRKETDAKPLKFNNMEAVSKDQAKDATYQTLMDENIKNIEKALNDKIEVEDEKAADKHSKAIQDGYFKDSQVKDRELSDYAGEWQSVYPLLKDGTLDEVFEHKAEEKGDKSAKEYKEYYDVGYKTDIENIKITDDTITFTRNGKSVTGTYKYDGKDILDYEGGNRGVRYTYKLEGEASKDLPKYVQFSDHNIAPVKTGHYHIFMGNDRDKVLKELDNWPTYYPADLSKEEVKDEMLAH, translated from the coding sequence ATGAAGAAAAGTTTAAAAGTAGTAGCGACAGCAGCACTTACAAGCTCGTTATTAGTAGCATGTGGTCAGTCTGATGATAATAAAGCTTCTTCAGGCGACAAAATGAAAGTAACAACAACAGTTTATCCGCTCCAATCATTTGTTGAACAAATCGGTGGGAAACACGTTGAAGTGGATTCTATTTATCCTAAAGGTGCGGACTTACATAGTTTCGAACCATCACAAAAAGATATTATTAACGCAAGTAAATCAGATGTGTTCGTATATACAGGTGATAATTTAGATCCAGTTGCTAAAAAAGTAGCTGGTGCGATTAAGAAGGACGATCACAAGTTATCTCTTGAAGATAGCCTTGATAAGTCAGAGTTGTTAACAGATCAACACGAACATGGGCATGAGCATGAAGGCGAAGAGCACGATCATGACCATGAAGCTGAAGGTCATGACCACGAAGCAGAAGGACATGAACATGATCATGAGTCAGATGAACACGGTCATGCACATCACCACCACGGCGGTTACGATCCACACGTATGGTTAGATCCAAACATGGATGAAGCATTTGTTAAAGCAATCCGTGATGACTTAAGTAAACGTGACCCAGAACATAAAAAAGAATACAAAGAAAATGCTGACAAGTTATTAAAAGATTTAGATAAACTTGATAACAAAATGGAAAAAGCAACAGAAGGTCATGAAGGTCATGCGGTATTCGTATCACATGAATCACTTGGCTACTTAGCAGACCGCTATGGTTTCGTTCAAAAAGGTGTTCAAAGCTTGAATGCTGAAGACCCATCACAAAAAGAGTTAACTAAAATTGTAGATGAAATTAACGAAACTGGTGCGAAATACATCTTATACGAAGAAAATGTTGCGAACAAAGTAACAGACACAATCCGTAAAGAAACAGATGCGAAACCATTGAAGTTCAACAACATGGAAGCTGTATCTAAAGATCAAGCAAAAGATGCAACTTACCAAACATTAATGGACGAAAACATCAAAAATATTGAAAAAGCATTAAACGATAAGATCGAAGTTGAAGATGAAAAAGCTGCTGACAAACACTCAAAAGCAATTCAAGACGGTTACTTCAAAGATAGCCAAGTGAAAGACCGTGAGTTATCAGACTATGCGGGTGAATGGCAATCTGTATATCCATTATTAAAAGATGGTACATTAGATGAAGTATTCGAACATAAAGCTGAAGAAAAAGGCGACAAATCAGCAAAAGAATACAAAGAGTACTATGATGTGGGTTACAAAACAGACATTGAAAACATCAAAATTACAGATGACACAATAACATTCACAAGAAATGGTAAATCTGTAACAGGTACGTACAAATATGACGGTAAAGACATCTTAGATTATGAAGGTGGTAACCGTGGTGTTCGTTACACGTACAAATTAGAAGGTGAAGCTTCTAAAGACTTACCGAAATATGTACAATTCAGCGACCACAACATTGCACCAGTTAAAACAGGTCACTACCATATCTTTATGGGTAACGACCGTGATAAAGTCTTAAAAGAATTAGACAACTGGCCAACATACTACCCTGCTGACCTTTCTAAAGAAGAAGTAAAAGATGAAATGTTAGCACACTAA
- a CDS encoding O-acetylhomoserine aminocarboxypropyltransferase/cysteine synthase family protein — protein MTESFEFETLQLHAGQEVDAVSKSRALPIYQTTSFTFDDTGHAARLFGLEEVGNIYTRLTNPTTAVLETRVAELEGGVAGVAVASGMAAITYAIQAVAQNGDHIVASDKLYGGTHTLFSHTLPKFGIEVTLVDTTNVEQIEAAIRPNTKGLFIETIGNPEGNIDDFDALAAVTKKHGIVLIVDNTFASPYLFRPIEHGANIVVHSATKFIGGHGTSMGGVIVDAGNFDWDNGKFPGLTEPDPSYHGLVFHQTFGEVALAFKIRTTLLRDTGAALSPFNAFLLTQGLETLSLRVERHVENAEKVARYLEAHDQVAWVKYAGLESNEYYENKQRYLPKGAGSIFTFGVKGGYEAGKQFIEGLELFSLLANVGDAKSLVIHPASTTHQQLTEEEQRAAGIEPETIRLSIGIEHINDIIADLDRGFAAIQS, from the coding sequence ATGACGGAATCATTCGAATTTGAAACATTACAATTACATGCAGGACAAGAGGTAGATGCAGTGTCCAAGTCACGTGCCTTACCAATTTATCAAACGACTTCATTTACATTTGATGATACAGGGCATGCGGCGAGATTGTTTGGCTTGGAAGAAGTAGGTAACATTTACACACGATTGACAAATCCAACAACGGCTGTGTTAGAGACACGTGTTGCGGAATTAGAAGGTGGCGTTGCGGGTGTTGCAGTGGCGTCAGGTATGGCAGCAATAACGTATGCTATCCAAGCTGTCGCACAAAACGGCGATCATATCGTAGCGAGTGACAAATTATATGGTGGCACACATACACTTTTCAGTCATACATTGCCTAAGTTTGGCATTGAAGTGACATTAGTAGATACAACGAACGTGGAACAAATTGAAGCAGCAATCCGTCCAAATACGAAAGGCCTTTTTATTGAAACAATCGGTAATCCAGAAGGGAATATTGATGACTTTGATGCTTTAGCCGCTGTGACAAAGAAACATGGTATTGTGCTTATTGTCGATAATACATTCGCATCACCATACTTGTTCCGTCCGATTGAACACGGTGCGAATATTGTTGTTCACTCAGCAACAAAGTTTATCGGTGGTCACGGCACATCAATGGGTGGTGTCATTGTGGACGCGGGTAACTTTGACTGGGACAATGGTAAGTTTCCAGGATTAACTGAACCAGATCCGTCATATCATGGTCTTGTATTTCATCAAACATTTGGTGAAGTCGCGCTCGCATTCAAAATTCGTACGACACTATTGCGTGATACAGGCGCAGCGCTGTCACCATTCAATGCCTTTTTATTAACACAAGGCTTAGAGACGTTATCATTACGTGTTGAACGTCACGTTGAAAACGCAGAAAAAGTAGCACGTTATTTAGAAGCACATGATCAAGTAGCATGGGTAAAATATGCTGGTTTAGAATCAAACGAATACTATGAAAATAAACAGCGATATTTACCAAAAGGTGCGGGATCTATCTTTACATTTGGCGTGAAAGGTGGTTATGAAGCAGGTAAACAGTTCATTGAAGGATTGGAACTGTTCTCATTACTCGCTAACGTAGGAGATGCGAAGTCATTAGTGATTCATCCAGCATCCACAACACATCAACAATTAACAGAAGAAGAGCAACGTGCTGCAGGTATTGAGCCGGAAACGATTCGCTTGTCTATCGGTATTGAACATATCAATGATATTATCGCTGACTTAGATCGTGGCTTTGCGGCAATTCAATCATAA
- the nrdG gene encoding anaerobic ribonucleoside-triphosphate reductase activating protein — MKGTPIIQGSGYVAKIETHSFVDGEGVRCSLYVSGCPFRCPGCYNVAAQHFRYGEPFTDTIVDEVIAACEPSYISGLSILGGEPFCNLAVIEPLIRAFRHHFGHAKDIWVWTGYQLEYLWRQDDERKALLQDIDVLVDGMFVQHLYRPNLAYRGSLNQRVIHIPTFGETLSIGDAIYVE, encoded by the coding sequence ATGAAAGGTACGCCAATAATACAAGGATCAGGTTATGTTGCCAAAATTGAAACGCATAGTTTTGTAGATGGTGAAGGGGTTCGTTGCAGTCTTTACGTATCAGGGTGTCCATTTCGTTGTCCAGGATGTTACAATGTCGCAGCACAACATTTTCGCTATGGTGAACCCTTCACAGATACCATCGTTGATGAAGTGATTGCAGCTTGTGAGCCTTCATATATTTCAGGGTTGAGCATTCTCGGTGGTGAACCTTTCTGCAACTTAGCAGTCATTGAACCGCTTATCCGTGCTTTTCGTCATCATTTCGGTCATGCGAAAGATATTTGGGTGTGGACAGGGTATCAACTCGAGTATTTGTGGCGTCAAGATGATGAACGCAAAGCACTTCTTCAAGATATCGATGTTCTTGTGGATGGCATGTTTGTACAACATCTCTATCGTCCTAACCTTGCCTATCGTGGATCGTTGAATCAACGGGTGATTCATATACCGACCTTTGGCGAAACATTATCAATAGGAGATGCAATCTATGTTGAATAA